Proteins encoded in a region of the Mixophyes fleayi isolate aMixFle1 chromosome 5, aMixFle1.hap1, whole genome shotgun sequence genome:
- the CCK gene encoding cholecystokinin isoform X2: MYSGICICVLLAVLSTSSTGQQTVGSMNEDPGVREIEQRNLLQHPRHIRASSSGQSRALQRTDGNGDQKANFGAMLAKYLQARKGSSTGRYAVLPNRPVIDPTHRINDRDYMGWMDFGRRSAEEYEYSS; this comes from the exons ATGTACAGTGGAATATGCATCTGTGTATTACTTGCTGTGCTGTCTACAAGCTCAACAGGACAGCAAACTGTGGGCTCTATGAATGAAGACCCAGGGGTTCGTGAAATAGAACAACGTAACCTATTACAGCACCCCCGGCATATACGTGCCTCCTCTTCTGGCCAGTCAAGGGCCTTGCAGCGCACTGATGGTAATGGAGACCAAAAGGCTAACTTTGGTGCAATGCTGGCTAAATATCTACAGGCCAGGAAAG GATCTTCTACTGGGCGATATGCAGTTCTGCCAAACAGACCCGTCATTGATCCCACCCATCGGATAAATGACCGAGATTACATGGGATGGATGGATTTTGGCCGTCGTAGCGCTGAAGAATACGAATATTCATCTTAA
- the CCK gene encoding cholecystokinin isoform X1 → MYSGICICVLLAVLSTSSTGQQTVGSMNEDPGVREIEQRNLLQHPRHIRASSSGQSRALQRTDGNGDQKANFGAMLAKYLQARKAGSSTGRYAVLPNRPVIDPTHRINDRDYMGWMDFGRRSAEEYEYSS, encoded by the exons ATGTACAGTGGAATATGCATCTGTGTATTACTTGCTGTGCTGTCTACAAGCTCAACAGGACAGCAAACTGTGGGCTCTATGAATGAAGACCCAGGGGTTCGTGAAATAGAACAACGTAACCTATTACAGCACCCCCGGCATATACGTGCCTCCTCTTCTGGCCAGTCAAGGGCCTTGCAGCGCACTGATGGTAATGGAGACCAAAAGGCTAACTTTGGTGCAATGCTGGCTAAATATCTACAGGCCAGGAAAG cagGATCTTCTACTGGGCGATATGCAGTTCTGCCAAACAGACCCGTCATTGATCCCACCCATCGGATAAATGACCGAGATTACATGGGATGGATGGATTTTGGCCGTCGTAGCGCTGAAGAATACGAATATTCATCTTAA